The genomic window tatgagtgtgagcagtgtgggaagactttcactcgAAAGGGTAACCTCAAGACACATATGTATGTCCATGGTGGAGAAAGACTATATGAGTGtgagcagtgtgggaagacttgCATGAGAAAGAGTGACcttaaaatccaccaacgcatccacactggagaaagaccatatgactgtgaccagtgtgaaaAGGCTTTCATCACAAAGGTGGAGCTTAAAGTCCACCAACGCACCCACagcggagaaagaccatatgagtgtgaggAGTGTGGGAGGACTTTCACCCAAATGTCTGTCCTTAAGTCACATCTAcgtatccacagtggagaaagaccatatgactgtgaagagtgtgggaagactttcaccttTATGAGTAATCTTAAGTCACATATACGCGTCCACAGTGGACAAAGACCATATCattgtgaacagtgtgggaagaaTTTCACCCAGATGAGTGGGCTTAAGGCACACCTACgtgtccacagtggagaaagaccatattactgtgaAAAGTGCGGGAAATCTTTCACCCACATGAATTCACTTAaggcacacctacgcatccacagtggggaaagaccatatcactgtgaacagtgtgggaaaactttcacTAGCATGAGTAGCCATAAGACACACATGCGCATCCACACTGGACaaagaccatattactgtgaacagtgtgggaaaactttcacccGCATGAGTAACCATAAGACACACATATGCATCCACAGTGGACAAAGACCATATCACTGTGACCAGTGAGGGGAAACTTACACCCATATGAATGGGCTTAaggcacacctacgcatccacagaggagaaacacactgaaacagtttGAGTGTTACCAATGTGAGCAAAGATTCTTGTCACACTCTGCTGTCTCCTACCATCAACACAGATGTGAATCATCGTCTGGACCAAACagtacctcagcatcagatgacaaCAAGAAATGCAGTGTCTGAACCAGCAGCACCAACTtcttctgacaagaacatcaaacttaaaaacctccagatctgGCTCCATAGAGTCCAAATGTAAGGCACACCTATGCACCCACAGAGGAGAAAAACCATATCACTGACTGGTGTGGGAAGGCATTCAGAGCCTTGTCTGCATGATGTTCTCACTCTCATGTTCACCACAAGAAACTGATGTACCCATGTGATAAGTGCATGAAGATACTCTGGTCGTCCAACTTTTACAAGTGTCACCAACAGACTCATACTGGAGAGAAACCTTACCAGTGCATATTTTGTGACAGATCTTTTATCACAGGTTCACAGTGTACCAAAGAAGAATGTGCCAAAACTttctacaaaggacaaaaactgaacatacTGCTACTTATTGACTTTGTGGACATTTAATCAGTcacttgttgtgattctgttgctggttggggTTCTCACCTGTTCATTGTTCACAAATGAAACCAGCTACTCCTGTAACAATTTTCCACAATTGTTCTCTGCCGTTTAAGTTCAAGAAAGGCAACACCGCCACAGTTATAAAATGAGAGAAAGCAAAGTATTGCAGACTGCCTGAATGCCTAAGTAGTGCGCAAATACACATTCACTGCTGCGCTTCAACCACAATTACAATACAAATAATTCATTAACATCTGCAAAAACATAGTTGTACTCCAACTATGGATCTGTTGAAATTGTCAGTGAAACTGACTGCAGATGTGAGTGAAATTGCATAAATGTAATTCCATCAAACTGAATAACTGTTTGGtaaatagatgagctcactgacttcaCTGAATTTCCATTTGGGGTCAATAAagttaatcttatcttatctcctcATGATTCCTGAGGATCATGCATTCATGGAATGACCAACACAGCTAAACGTTTTGGTAATGCCTAGGGATTGACTGATATGGTTTTTTCAGGGCTGATACTGACTATTAGTGGGCAAGGAGGCCGATAACCAATATTTGGAgctgatattcatttgcagtaaaagtgaaaatattGACGTCAAAATTTTGAATAATACAAACTCCAACACTTAACTTTGTTTGAAATTTAAATGCCTTTAAGCATATGTTTATTAAACAGCTTTTCAGATTTGCAACatgttaaaggtttttttttgtcttagacAATAGACATCTGTttaaaaattctaacaaaaagtGCAGGGAGTTCCCAGGTTCAGCGGCATCTTATAAAGTTAAATgtcaaatttaaataaataaatagcttccTGAAGTTTTAgaaagtaaataaaacaaaattaaataaaacatgtacattgtattttgttttctatATAGCAGCTTGAAAGAACACATACTGAAGGAGTGAACTCGCCCAAAATCTCCAAATTGACCAGTGCATGAAAAACTGATGTTTTAGCCTGCCGTGTCTCACCTTAAACCACCATTATTGCCTTACAGTTTTCTCTCAGAAGCTGCGTTCACCTTCTATGTTCcacgtctggaacaaacttccagaaaacctcagatcagctgaaacactgagTTGATTCAAATCCAGTTTAAAGACcgacctgttctcagctgcatttaagTAAAGTTTATATTCTTTTaaacttaaagtttttatctgtttgatctatttatctgattttgttgttgtttttttgtttgtttttctcatgtctaTATTTTTTATTGCCTCCCTgctttaatgcttttaatgttttatgtaaagcactttgaattg from Sphaeramia orbicularis chromosome 16, fSphaOr1.1, whole genome shotgun sequence includes these protein-coding regions:
- the LOC115436293 gene encoding zinc finger protein 525-like isoform X2 translates to MEGKLTCDQCGKTYMHMHHFKTHLHNHSEETPYECDQCGKTVTQASTLRTHLRIHSRERPYSCEECGKAFIRKEVLKIHQRIHTGERPHGCDQCGKTFIQASTLRTHLRIHSGGRPYECEQCGKTFTRKGNLKTHMYVHGGERLYECEQCGKTCMRKSDLKIHQRIHTGERPYDCDQCEKAFITKVELKVHQRTHSGERPYECEECGRTFTQMSVLKSHLRIHSGERPYDCEECGKTFTFMSNLKSHIRVHSGQRPYHCEQCGKNFTQMSGLKAHLRVHSGERPYYCENVGKLSPA
- the LOC115436293 gene encoding zinc finger protein 658B-like isoform X1; protein product: MEGKLTCDQCGKTYMHMHHFKTHLHNHSEETPYECDQCGKTVTQASTLRTHLRIHSRERPYSCEECGKAFIRKEVLKIHQRIHTGERPHGCDQCGKTFIQASTLRTHLRIHSGGRPYECEQCGKTFTRKGNLKTHMYVHGGERLYECEQCGKTCMRKSDLKIHQRIHTGERPYDCDQCEKAFITKVELKVHQRTHSGERPYECEECGRTFTQMSVLKSHLRIHSGERPYDCEECGKTFTFMSNLKSHIRVHSGQRPYHCEQCGKNFTQMSGLKAHLRVHSGERPYYCEKCGKSFTHMNSLKAHLRIHSGERPYHCEQCGKTFTSMSSHKTHMRIHTGQRPYYCEQCGKTFTRMSNHKTHICIHSGQRPYHCDQ